The genome window attctaggcTTTGTTGATTCTTTCTACAATGGTTGTCTGTGTCAATCATTGctgctatttttttccctcttatttctttgagtactgctctttttctaacttcttaattTGAATGGTTAGttaattttaagtcttttttcttttctaatatgagCATTTAAGGGAAACATTATTCCTCTAACTTCTGCTTTAGCTATCTCTTTCAAGacaataaatttttcattgtcCAATTAGAagtaaattctaatttaatttgattttttttcttcagtcaaTGAGGTAGAAGTATGTTGTCTAGAAGTTGTCTAGAAGTATGTTTCTTAATATTCAAAGATAGGGAGTTTTTCCAGTTATCTTTTTTGACTTATTACTAGCTTAATTGCTTTGTGCTTAGAGAACCTGATATATATGGTTTCAGTCTCTTGAAATTAGTTGATACTTTATAGCCCAACATTGtatcaatttttgtaaatgttttatttatacctGAAAAGATTGCATTCTGTGGTTGTTTCATACagtgttatatatattttcatgagGTCTAGCTTATTTAAAATCTTACTGATATTTAATCTACttattctatcaattattgatAGATGTGTATTATAATCTCCCACAATGATTgtgaattttgtaatttttccttgtagttcagtcatttttttcccttctgtgttTGGAAACTCTgttattaaatttagaaatatatcatTTTGGTACATGAAACTCTTTATTATGTAACTTTTTCATGAATAATGCCTTTTGCCTTAACGTATGTATTTTCTGGTATTAATATGACTATGTATGCTTccttttggtttatatttttcctacttttttaccttttttactttcaaaatttttaatattcttatattgtagacctatctcttttttttttttgagacagagtcttgctttgttgcccaggctagagtgagtgccatggcgtcagcctagctcacagcaacctcaaactcctggctcaagcaatcctgctgcctcagcctcccaagtagctgggactacaggcattcgccaccatgcccagctaattttttgtatatatattagttggccaattaatttcttcctatttatagtagagacggggtctcgctcttgctcaggctggtttcgaactcctgaccttgagcaatccgcccgcctcagcctcccagagagctaggattacaggcgtgagccacctcacccggccttagacctatctctttaaaatggcttttggctggatttttttcctatcaaatctggtcacttctttttcttttcaaaagacgAGTTGTAGGAATTGAGATCAGATAGATAGCTAGGAGCCAGATCATGGAGGCCTTTTATGCCAAAGTAAGGGCTTTGTTTGCTGCTCTAAGAAGTGAAACCATCGGAAAATTTTGAGCATGATCATGTCACGCATGTCTTTCTCCCTCCATTCTCcccttattttgtttcttttatcctcccttccttctttccttccttccttctctaattcctttcttcttttctctaattttcccttttttgtgatataaaaagtttttgtttaaaatctactttattaATGTGTATTTGGAGTGGGGCATGATAGGGGTAAAAATAAAGTGGGCACAGGGTGTAGTAATGCAGTATAAACTAAAAATCTCAATAAGGAGCATTTGGGTAACTACGAAAGCTGTCACAATGACTGCTTTAGTAATTTGATGAGTAAGAAGTCATCAGACTGAAGCAACACTAACCCTATTTTTTACAGATTAAGATGGTTAGtacacatttttacaaatatcTTTAATGTGTACTGGATTTCAGAAATAGTAATAAACATTTCAAGACAAATATCAGTGATAAACTATGATGTTTATTTTCTAGAAGTGGTCATATGTGGCAATAAAAGAGGCTGACTTATTTTTGGTCTGAATTAAAGATTGGCAGAAAGGCATTCCCAAAAGGGTTTTGAACTACAATATGATCtctaaaagactttttaaatttcttaagaggTATAAATGAGCTTTCCAAAAAGCAGTTTCATCATATTATAATTGTACCTCAGTAAACATCATTCCAGAagtacaatatattaaaaataaagaattgaagACCTAAGTGGGtggaaagtgagaaataaaatcataattactTGCAGATGATATTACTGACAACATAGACAACCAAGAGAAGATAGATATgaattaaattgttaaaataagaATTCAATAAGTTGCTTGGATACAAAGTGGACCAACATACAAAATACAGTTGAATGTCTGGACCAGCAATAAGCAAATAAAgaatgcagtttttaaaagacacaagTAAAAATCGTGAGGTACCTAGGAATAAAACTATCAAAGTATGTGCAAGACCTATTTGTAGAATATTAAGAAAGTTTATTAAAAGCATTAAAGAAGACCAAATAACTTCACATATCACCAAATGTAGTAACTGAGACAATGTAATTCATGCAGCATTAAACAAGTTAGTAAAAAGAATTAGAGAGCTCAGAGATATATATGGAATTTGATATAAAGCATATCTGTATGAAAGATCAGTGGGAAAAAGAAAGTCTGCTAAATAAATGGATTTGGCAAAATtgtttacataaaaaaattaaattccatcTCTACTTCATGCCATATTTAATTCCAGATGGATTCAAAACTTAAATGTtaagaacaaattttttaaattttcagtagaaaatatgaatgaatatttttctgactttaacataaagatttcttaaataaaatcacagaaaatcaTAAAGATTAATAATTTGAGCTATATCAAAGaacttttatttatcaaaaaatatttgaaaggaaaagaaaaggcaagctatctactgggagaatatatttgctaCATACAtaactgataaaatattattattaaggatataaaaataatttctataagttaggaagaaaaggaaaatgtgcaaCAGAAATGAGGATTTCACAGAAGAAACAAATAAGCACAATAAATCTATGATTAAATATTCTACCTCACTGGTAATCAGGAAAATGGAAGTCAAGTCtacaataaaatactacttttCACTTGCTAACTTCTCAATACCATGTATTGTATATAGGTCAATAGAATTTCTACATATTGATTGTGAGGATGTAAATTAGAATGGCCATTTGGGAACACAATTTGTTTTTACCCTGTGAAGAGGAGTATTCATAAGTCTTTCTGACTCTGCAATTACTTTCCCATGTATATTTCCAAGAAAATCTCTTTAATGTATACCCCAGGagacttgcactagaatgttcaaaatagcactgtttgtaatagcaaaagaactggaaataattcaaataacaattgaagaaaagataaacagatTATTATATGGCAGTGAAATGAAAGAACTGGAGCTATATATAgcataaagaatggaaaaataagagcaaaacaaGTTCCAAAAGACAACAAAAAGCATGATACCCATTTATAAAGACTTGTAAAAGTAAGCCAAACAATATTTTGatttagttatataaatatacatgataaagctattaaatgaatacaaaaaatgataaacacaaaatttaaggTAGCTACCTGGGGTGATGGGCAAGAGGTAGCATCTAGATGTATGTAGTCTATTGATAATCTAATTCATAGTCATGGGTATTCATTTATGTCATAAACAAAGCAAGCAAGACATGCTTGGCATGATTAATTGTAATTAATTCGAATTCTCCATGCCTGAGtttgattaaaaaatgtgaacatatgttcatgatatattatttttccccAGTTTAAGGGACAAAGTAAGATCATATCTCTTTGTAGtatttaaattaattagccaGTTTTCCCACTTCCCTTTGGGTCTTCTCTTTTGGTTACATTCCCTAGGGACTGAATCCAAAGATTCCGTTCTCCAAGACTGCCTTAAGGTGTCAGTGTTGGTGGTCACGCAGCCTGAGGATGCCATTCCTACTGCCATAATGTGGAGATACTGGGTTATGAGGGGAAGCTATAGTTAATAAGAGCTTAGAAAGAAGAGGCGTGAACTGGCACTCATCACATTTCCATTCCTTACAgagctgttatttttaaatcttgcGCTCAGGATTAGAGAGGCTGGTTCGCGGTTTTCTGAGGCTCAGCCATATGTTGTTTCTAGGCTTTGGTTTTGACTGAGTGTCACCGGTTGTCTTTCTGCCTCTGTCATAGTCTGTCCCACTCAGGAAAGCCCTAGTGTCTTTTCTTGCTAGCTTGCCTGAAAGGGGTATATGAGGGATGTCCgggaaaatatccagccattgttaataaaatgagaacggttatatggctggatactttccggacagccctcatatttcaaatatattttaatagcattGAACTTCAAAAGAGGAGGAGACAAGACTCATTCCCTTTGCTCCATGTAGGCTCCTTAGCTCTCTAAAAATAGCATTGAGTTCTAACTGTCACCTGTTATTTGTCTCTCATCTACATAATTAAAAGAGAATGCTTAAGTAATTCTTTACAGAACCAAGAAATTTTGTCCAAAatgattttctgtctcttctggAAGTTGCTGGCAACTTTTGAGTACTGTGTTGCACCGAaaagaagacagggtcttatatttatatttcctcaaaagatgccctagggcttattttctggggatgtgttattttcccctcaaagcctcagcttgcagcacacacaggatggccgggacctgacagggggagccggccttgttggtggggctgcctccacctttccggtcacctctgggatagtggctgtcacaatggggcaaatgagaagggctgctggtcttctttaccgctctgtgaggaaatgcctgggttgtgcacatacgctgcatagccacgatcatcactaggtcttattttctgggtagggcttatattgggcaaatgcttagaaatcctgctggggcttattttatggttaggtcttatttttggggaaaaaaaagtagtaaCATCTTTTGCAAACTATTAAGTTCTACCTTCTTGGCAAACAACTGTGCTAGTATTTGTAAAGCTTTCTTTTAAAACGTGTTCATATACATTTTCTCATCATACTATAATGTAAATATGAATATTCTCTGAAATAAAGagatttttgcttgtttgtttctctttctcttcttcaagaAGAGCTACTGAGAGAGGTTGAGCCAGGATCAGTCTATGTATTCTGTGTGTCCCAGCACGAGCTGAAAATGCAGAGCTCCTTGTTAGAAAATTATTAGGAATTTCAAAAGGTCAACATCAGAGCATTAAATTATGCATGAGACCTTCGAAGTTTCCTGTATGACTGCGCAATTTGCACACCTGTGGCCCTGGGCTGAGTTGATTGAGATCACAGATAGTAGCTGTAATTTTCATTCAAGCAGGATTCACGTGTCTTCTAGTGACAGTGTTATATTTCATCCACATCTGAGGTATCTTGCCTCCCAAAGCTGTCCCATCAGGGCAACATGAacttttacatttcaaaagaaacaacaaaCCAAAATGTGGGCCCTTAAACATATGAGTTGATTTAAACCAGTAACATCTGAGATTTGGGCATATTCATGTGAGTTATTTAAAGAGCTAATTATGCCCAATTCCTCCAGGTCTAAGAAGGCTGATGAAATATGTTCTTTTAATCCTATTtatgcaaatggaaaaaaaaagagaggaaagaacgAGTGTCCAGTCTTCTTCTCAGTGACTGGAATGTGAGGCAAGATATGGACTGTGACCCTCTCAGATCTTCCTGAAATGACGGAGGACACACctccatttttcttcttgaacCACCGATCCCATCCCTGTGTGGTTGGGAACAGGCTTCTTAGGAGCCACCTATAACTCAGTGGTTCAGATTTGCTTTTGCAGCCTTTATGTAATAGCAGACTTAGGGCCTTCCCTGCTGTAGGTGACAAAAACATTGGCAAGCAGAGACTCCTGAGAGAATGGAGGAATGGTTTAGGCTCATTTAGCTGTTAAACTTTTGAATGAcaaggttgtgtgtgtgttttttttttttttcattttcagattcaATTCCCTCGAGACTAATTGTTAGGTTATAAATCAGCACAATTCACGTAGATCCATATAAACATTTACGGTggttagaaaagaaacaaacaataaagtTCCTCCGGTAAGGAGTTAAAATGGCGTCTTCCATAGCGCAACAGGTATGTGGTGAATGTGGGGTTATGAGAGAAagatctctgttttctcttccttgaagTTTTCTCAATCTCAATTTTGTCTTTCAGTTATTAaattaattctatatattttcacaGATATGATAAATCTGTTTTTAAGTTTCacatttttcattgatttatataactgttaatacatttttcaatttttcacactaaaaaaaaaagaaagaaattgccacCCCAATAATGTAGTAGCATTGCTGGTGCATCGATTCTTCCTTTTTGAATTTTGGTCATGTGCAGAGAAAATTTGTAGGAATGGAGAAGATTTTAGAAGGTACAGGGCTTAATATGAATCTATAATAAAAAGCAGAGTCATTTTAATATGTGAACAGGATAATGTGCTGCCTTTTGGCAGTGCAGCATTTTTCTAGGGAAGAATATTTAGAATCCTGGAAATGGTTACTTCTTCATAAGTGCCTGAGTAAATTATTTATCACAGGTGTTCACCTAAGAGAAGCAGAGGGTTAAGACAGCTACTTGGGCTTTTTCCTCATAATCCCATTCCTTCACTTTCTTAGGGAAATCTTTTCTGGTCAAATGTATTCTTGAATGTGGTGTTTGTttacaagaaggaaggaatgtttTGGCATTTAGCTTTCCATACGCAGTCAATCTGAAAGATGTGAAGAATATGGTTATTGAAGGGTTTAAAATGATGATAGTTGTCATGTGCAGAAATTATGCCAAATATACCATGAAGGATGTGAGCCTTAAagggaattaaaaatattgtttgatAAACTCATCAGATGGTCATCTGCTGTGCCTCTCCCTGCTTTGTGATGGGTGTGttaggaattaaaatataaatttaggcaTTATGTGTTTCAAAGAACTTTATTCTAGTACTTAGAGCTAACAGACTAATGAAAGTTTCTGACTGTTAACAGGAAAAGTAGCCAAGCTCTGTACCCTACAATGTGAGACTTAGAAAGACTGAGTATGACTTTTACAAAAGTGGGATGGTAGGATGATTCATAACATCAAAGTCACTAATCCAGGAACATAAAGAAATGTGCAAACAATTACATCTAAAACTGACTGTTGTTGTGGAGTTGCCTTTAGCACAAGAATCGTGTGtgtatattatttgttttattgttatctctcttagctttttctttctaggaaataaagtgattttaaaataaaccaaccACATTTCTTTTGGATCTCCTGTGCTTTTCCATGAGCATACTGAAGGTGATCCGAATCTCTTCTTGTTTCTAATGCTGCATTTTCTCCCAGTATTTTCTTCTGCTGTAATGCTTAACTAATCAAAAGGTAGCAAACAAGAAATGGCAAGTAGCTAAATATTTTGGTACCAAGGGGATGGAGAAATCTTTCACCTCTCGTTTTTTCCTCCTACCTTTTTTCTGTGCGTATGTTAGGAGGAGTAAAATGCCATGCACTTACTAGAAACCCTTATTTTAGCTGCTAATAATGAATATAGTTTGAGAATTGATTGTACACATCTGAAATTTTTGGTTAAAGATGTTTTGATAAAACCATCTTTTAGGAATAAGTCAATTGTTTCTGAAAACAGCATTTAGAGTGTTAATTAGCAGAGACCTCAAATGGGGTTTGGTTGTGTTCCTATTTTGTGGTATGCAATCACAGTGGTCTCAGGTACAAAGGTGGCTCCTTCAACCATCTTTAGCTCCATTGCACAATCAGGCCATTGGTTCTCTGTAATTAGGAATGGGGCCCCAGAGTGGGaagaataaaaaggataaaattgcCTTGGACTCACCATTTGGTAAGAATTGGagaaaacttttaatttcaaatatgcaCTCACTCTCTTATAGCTaaacttaattaaatttttaaaaataactacccAAATTTAAGAACAAAGTGGTAAATCTCCTTTGACAGTAAACTGAGAACACTGGCTTGTGGGATAAACAATGAAACTAGAAACCCTCTCTTCTCTCACTCTGTCCTCTCCTCAATCCCCTATTTTTCATGTTGTGTTATAGAGATCCCTGAGAATTATGTTTAGAAGGGCTCAGAATACTTACAGCCTTGTGTCTTTTCCTCATCCTGCCATCCATATGGAAtaggtttttttctcttctgttcaaATCCTACTCACCCACTGAGACCCTGATCAAAAGTCCCAACCTTGCTGGAACATCCTGTCCAGCCCAGACTGAAACTCTCTTGTCCATTTTGATCTTTGGTTGTACATTTTTCCTGGACATTTCTTTGGCCAATGAACCACCACTGAGGTGCAGAATCATTTAGGTCTTAAGTGTTGATGTGTTTTGTTTCTTCAGCTGTTTTGCAGAATCTCTGCCTCCAAGCACTGTGTTCATACTttcttgttcctttctttttgtcttttatattgtgggcattcagtaaatatttcttgctcAATTTGTGGTGTGCTTTTACATCACAAAGACTGAGAATTTATTGGTTTATCTGTTAGTAACTGTTTGGGTCTGATATGTGTGAGGTCACTGAAAGCCAGAAGCTTTTCTGTAACATTAAAGGTTCTACTTTGCATATAGATAGTGCTTTTCTCACTAATGTacatttttgaaaggaaatcATCCTAACTCATGAACATGTTACATTCCAAATATACATGTAAAGGATAACATGTGGATTTTTATAAGCAAAATGAACACAGCGGGCCAACATAAGGAGGGCATAAGCTTGTTTTTCTTGTAGTGGAAATGGCTTGCTTTCTAAAAGCTCCCTGGCCACCTGCTTGTAGCCCTCTGTGTGCCCTACACACCAGAACTTGTCAGGCTGTCGCTATAGCCTGTTGTATGCTGCACAGGGCTCTGAGGAAAGACAATGGGTCAGTGTACCTGCTCTTTGCAAAGAAGCGTGGGTAGTCTAGCCTTGGTCTCTGCCTACCTCTGATTTAGCTGCTCTGGCCGGTATGATGCTCTTTAAGTCTTCAGGATTTGTGGAAGAGGATGACTTGATAAGATAATTAGGGGTCATTAAATGATTCTTCCCTCTTGAAACAACCGTAGCATGAAGAAAAACAGTCAAAGCACAGTGAAAATAATAGAACACATGAATGAAACTATTCTCAAATAATAACCTCCTGGTCCCACAAGGCAATAGACCCATCAGATCAAATCTGATTACGTATTCCAGACACATTTGAGAAAGAAGGGCATGTATTGTGTAACAGACCTCTAGTCCTCCTATGCACATAGGAAGACCAAGTATAGTTAGTTCAacaatttgtttcttcttcttcttttttaaaatttcagaccCTGGCATAAAGTAAGAGCTTACTAAATGTTGGTGGTATAGAGGAAAGGATGAAGTAAGTAATGGTCATTGAAACCCCTTAAGCTAGAATGTCATGAAATTCCAAATAAAGGTTAAGGTAAATAAGTAGGAAAGATCATGCATAATAATTCAGCATAAATTATCTTCCTTGAGTCTTTTATGCCTTTATTGAGTTTttctatgcaaatatatataaaatataaaacataaaatatttttgtttattttctgacaaAATTCTATGTGTTCTTGTGTTTTTGAAGGAAACATTCGATTGCTCTGAATATGGAAATGGATCTTGCCCAGAAAATGAGAAGTCCCTGGGTGTCCGAGCTGCCATGTATTCATTTATGGCAGGAGCCATATTCATCACGGTATTTGGTAATCTTGCCATGATCATTTCCATTTCCTACTTCAAGCAGCTTCACACACCAACGAACTTGCTCATCCTTTCCATGGCAGTCACTGATTTCCTCCTGGGATTTACCATCATGCCATATAGTATGATCCGATCGGTGGAGAATTGCTGGTATTTTGGGCTTACATTTTGCAAGATTCATTATAGCTTTGACTTGATGCTTAGCATAACGTCTATTTTCCATCTTTGCTCAGTAGCCATTGATAGATTTTATGCTATCTGTTACCCATTACGTTATTCCACCAAAATGACAATTCCAGTCATTAAGCGGTTGCTAGTTCTCTGCTGGTCAGTCCCTGGGGCATTTGCATTTGGGGTGGTCTTCTCAGAGGCCTACGCTGATGGAATAGAGGGCTATGATATCTTGATCGCTTGTTCCAGTTCCTGCCCAGTGATGTTCAACAAGCTCTGGGGAACCACCTTGTTTATGGCAGGTTTCTTCACTCCTGGATCTATGATGGTGGGGATTTATGGCAAAATTTTTGCAGTATCCAGAAGACATGCTCGTGCAATCAATAACCTGccagaaaatcaaaataatcaaatgagGAAGGACAAAAAAGCAGCCAAAACTTTAGGGATAGTGATGGGTGTTTTCTTATTATGTTGGTTTCCCTGTTTCTTCACAATTTTATTGGATCCCTTTCTGAATTTCTCTACTCCTGTCGTTTTGTTTGATGCCTTGACATGGTTTGGCTATTTTAATTCCACATGTAATCCCTTAATATATGGCTTCTTCTATCCCTGGTTTCGCAGAGCACTTAAGTACATTTTGCTGGGTAAAATTTTCAGCTCACATTTCCATAATACTAATTTGTTTgctcaaaaagaaaca of Microcebus murinus isolate Inina chromosome 5, M.murinus_Inina_mat1.0, whole genome shotgun sequence contains these proteins:
- the LOC105855523 gene encoding trace amine-associated receptor 2, producing MASSIAQQETFDCSEYGNGSCPENEKSLGVRAAMYSFMAGAIFITVFGNLAMIISISYFKQLHTPTNLLILSMAVTDFLLGFTIMPYSMIRSVENCWYFGLTFCKIHYSFDLMLSITSIFHLCSVAIDRFYAICYPLRYSTKMTIPVIKRLLVLCWSVPGAFAFGVVFSEAYADGIEGYDILIACSSSCPVMFNKLWGTTLFMAGFFTPGSMMVGIYGKIFAVSRRHARAINNLPENQNNQMRKDKKAAKTLGIVMGVFLLCWFPCFFTILLDPFLNFSTPVVLFDALTWFGYFNSTCNPLIYGFFYPWFRRALKYILLGKIFSSHFHNTNLFAQKETE